One Micavibrio aeruginosavorus ARL-13 genomic window carries:
- a CDS encoding type II toxin-antitoxin system RelE/ParE family toxin: MIRSFACKDTAKIWEGLKVRGFPGDMQDRALMKLRLIDAAQTVDDLKIPPGNRLEDLRGDRKGQKSIRINDQWRICFVWKDGDAFDVEITDYH; encoded by the coding sequence ATGATCCGGTCTTTTGCCTGTAAGGACACAGCAAAAATCTGGGAAGGCTTGAAAGTACGGGGCTTTCCGGGGGATATGCAGGATCGGGCGTTGATGAAATTGCGCCTGATTGATGCGGCACAGACCGTGGACGACCTGAAAATTCCGCCGGGAAACCGGCTGGAGGATTTAAGGGGTGACCGCAAAGGCCAAAAAAGCATTCGGATCAATGATCAGTGGCGCATATGCTTTGTTTGGAAAGACGGCGATGCGTTTGATGTTGAAATCACAGATTACCATTAA